In Rosa rugosa chromosome 4, drRosRugo1.1, whole genome shotgun sequence, the genomic stretch gaacttgctctaatagaCCTCTTCTTTTAGGGAAAACCAAGTAGAAAAGCTGCTTCTGATTTATTTTTTGCACAAATGTTTTTTAAAGGGTAATTAATAAAATGAACGGTCTGGCTGATGAAGGACAACAGAAACCATAAACCCTCCTAAAATAAGTTATGTGTGTCTGCTTGCCCATAGGACCAAACTTTTTCTGGCCTTTCAGTAGGATATGAGACTAATATATTCATGATAGGGACAGCATTGCTAAGAATGCAATGCATGGTAATTCAAGTCCTAATGCATGCTGCCTCTCACCACACAATTATGTGCAAGAAATATTGGAATACTAAACTACTGTCATCATATCTTCACAAGGAACACAAAAACTGAAcaatataataaataaataaacaggcTCATGTTTTGGATTATCCTAAATAGTTGTTGAAATTCAAATAACTTGACAGATATAATTCAGACAAAGTGATCATTAACAAATTGGCAAAGTTTCATTACGCGACACATGTAATAATCACATGACTCAAACACCTTGCAGAATGTTATTTTCTTATTCAAGCCTTACACTTGCAGGGTGGTACCAAATATGTCTTATATTAATGTAGATTATTTTCTTATGAACATAAATCAGCATGAAATTCAAAGGGAAGAGAAAATAGGGACACCTGGCAAGGTGACTCCTGCGTCTACAATGTAAATATTGCCCGAGACATATTCAGAGGAGTCATGTATCAAATAACGAACTAGTGATGTCAATGCTGGATCTGAAGTGCCATATGTTCTCAAAGGGACAGTCCTCATAGCCACATTGTGTAGCCAATCCTTTTGCATAAGACCCTCTGTAATTTCAGATCTGAAAAGCCCAGGTGATATTGCATTCACTCTGATCTTGTGTGCCCCCAACTCCACAGCCATGACCTGTTAAACATAATACAAAACAGTATACTTCCATCACTCTACCaacaaataatatttttaaagtaCATACCCATAAGAAAACCCTAAGATCAACATTGTTGAAGATTATgacagttaaaaaaaaaaaatgttaaaacaGAATGCTATTATAATGCTATGTGTTGAACAGCCAAAATTGAGGACGTACAATACAATACCAAAAACAAAACTTGAGGAAAAGTTTGTAAGTATTATGCTATATGGAGCAAATAAGCCAAACAACTTCAAGTCCACTATACTATACAAGACCAGCAATTTAGCTTTTAAACAGTTGTAAGTTGCAACTACTGAACTAAAGATACCAAGAATCAAAACTTGCCTTCAACAAACAAGGGTGATATAAGGAAAAGTAGAAGGCAGAGTCTTATAGGCCCACTTGCAATAAGCCTTTATTAAATTATAAACAACTGAACTACTTGTAGACCCAGTTCTGTTTTGAAGTATAAGCTCTTATAAATCCATCCCTCCACAATTCATAGACTTTGTAAGTTGTCTTCTTTAATGCTAATGTTGAGCAACATTCACCACCCAACATGGCAGGCATCACTTCAAGTACTCATGTTTCATTGCCAAACTCCATAAATCAAGCTACTTACACAAATATGACTCATTTCTCTTGAGTTGATGATAATATTCAAATAATTTGTACTCCCAGTGAAAATACCTTTGACAAGGTGTTCACGCCAGCCTTTGAGCAATTGTAGGCTAAACCTCCAGGCAAATATCCACGATTAAGACCAGCAATGGAAGATATATTAATGATTGATCCTCCCTTATCTGCATCACGCATGCATAGGGCAACATATTTTGACACCAACCAGGTCCCAGTCAAGTTTGTCTTGAAAGTGCTGTTCCACTCCTCCTCAGACAATTCCAATGGAGACGCCACATTACCTAAGGAACAGAGATGGAAGTGAGGATGAGAACttaatttgagaggaattttaATTTAAGTGGTTGACATGGGCTTTACCAGTTAAGTTTAGAAAGTAAAAAGTTGGACCCGTGTGTAATCATGTATCCAAAGAAAGACAATGTATGTTGCCGGAAAATAAGATAAGTAGGGAAGCCTGTTGGTTTGTGCTGTATCCAGCACTTGTGAGTTGGTGTGTGCACAAATATATGTTTGTCTATACATGCAGGTGCATAAATATCACACCCAAGTACACCGAACCCTAATATAAATGTTGCTTAACAAATCACATGTAATCAAACCCATGTAGGTATGATCGTCTAATTCCAAGATCACAACCTAAGACAACACATGGATTACCATCTTTCTTCACAATAAAACAACACAGCTGCAAGGTGACAACACACCGAAACCCAAGAGGCCAAAATGCAAAGACATCTAAAAGAAATTCAAACAGGACAGGACAGGCCAGAAACTTTCTCTAATGGGCACAATTTCAAACAATAAATAAGAATAATATTCATGGAATGCAAATATCCATTGCTTAACAGAATAGTACAAATAATCTAATAATGATGCATATACAATTCCAATGGTGGAACGAGATGAAGTTGTAAAAGAATGAACAAATGAGTTTACATGTGAGAGGCCAGGATCAGGAAAAGATGATATCGATTTGCTTTTGGGTATCTGGTTTTACTTGAGTAACGTTTGTGAGTGAAGGTAACTTAAtcaaattttcataaaaaaaaaaaattaaaaaaaaggaatCAAGAGTTCAGTTGGCTTCTCGTGTAAGTTATCTAAGAGGCTCACTAATGGCAACTACTTGGCCCCTCTATACTCACTGAAGGCTCCCACCAGTCTCACAAACAAATACTTTCTTTGATAATTTATTCCCAACTTAGTGCGAGTTGAAGCTGCCTCCCAACAAAAGATCAGAAaagcacaaaataaaaaacttagtgACCAACTCCTAAGCAATGCTAAAAATTACATCCTTTtcaccaaaaaagaagagaaaataaaaacatttaTCATAGAAGCTGACCAGAGTAAAGCCAGCAAACAGCCTCCAAATGTTAAAGCTTCTCGATTAGTCTCAAAAACAGAGAAGCGACTTCGAATGTCAAGCATATATCTAGTTATACTCACGACGTGAATCAGCATTGAAGGCTTTATGTCACCCAAAACAGAGAGTGAGCAACTCTTTCCAAGCACACTTGACTAATCTCACTCGACATCAGTACTTTGAACAAAGATAGAATCGATATCTTAAAGTGCCGAAGAACATGAGCACATAAATCAGCTCAAACCGAAAGCATTTTACAATATTAAACCACCACATCTAACCATAGCATTATGTATAGAAAGCTGTTACCAAATTCCTACATCTCCAGACAAACCGTAAGTGCCAATGCAACACTTCAATATTCCAAATCGCTTTGAATTTACCCTAATTCCTAAAACATATAACGAATCACCAAGGGATATGAGATTTGAGTTCAGGAGCAAAttcaataatcaattcaaaattCTCAGAGATTTCAGATTAGGAAAAAAGTAGAGATGAAAGGCAAGCAACCTCTAACACCGGCATTGTTGATGAGGGCATCGATGCGGCCAAAGGCATCCCAAGCCTTCTGCACAGACTTCTGAATAGCAGAGCCGTCGGCGCTGACGTCGAGCTCGACCGCGACGGCCCTCGGCTGCGGCGGCGCGGTGGTGGAGAGCTGGTTGATTTCATCACAGATAGACTGGAGGCGGTCGACGCGCCGAGCCGCCGCTACAATCCGGCAGCCGGCTTTGGCCAAATCCAAACAGAAGTCACGGCCGAGGCCGGAAGAGGCGCCGGTGACCATGACGACCTTGTCGGGTAGGTCGCGCCATGGCTCCAGGTGATCGGAGACTTGCCTCGCCATTGCTAAGAGTGAATGGAACAAAGCGGAAAGATGGTGTTTAGTGTATAATAATCCGTACACGTGGAACTCCACTGATGGTGGGTGTTTGACTAAGACCCACTAGTGTTGGACTAAATAGTTTGttagaaaaataaattttaattcCAAATTCAAACTCCAATTGATTGGAATGAAGGACACTTGGAAGGCGTTCGAGGAAATGTTTATGACGGTGAAAATTTTGCCAAAAGTTATTGTAACCTGCTGGCAAATATGGAAGGCAAGAAATGAAACCGTCTTTAAAGGAAATGTAAAGCTTTCCTAATGCAGTAATGGCGGCTTCGGCTGCTACACTTAATAACATGCGTACCGGCTCCCAAACTGGCGGGATGAGGACTACCTCAAACCACTCGACCACAATTATGTGGCACCCTAAAccctccaaagtccaaactatGTCAAAATCAACTTTCAGAGAGTCTGGAATGCAAAGTTCTGCTGCAGGTGATTTTGTTATCAAAGATTCTTTTGGCAAACCTCTTGTAGCAGCAGCTAAATGACATGACCGACTCTGAATTTCACTATGAAATCCAAAGTAGCCATGCAGAGCCCACCTcaaaagaaattctaccaaaaatttggcaaaactttccctaaaagtggactacccacaACCTGTAAAAACTTTATAACACtattcatcctcatcttccggAAACGGAAGCTGCTATTTATAGTATCAGACTTTTTCTGAAAAATTATAAAACTGCCACTGCCTTCAAACCCTTATAACTTCTTCGTTAGAACTCCGATTTCAGCGTATTACGTGTCTCTGAAATTGTTTTAACGTGGCTCTACAAGTtttgtgaatgaagttttcccaaaaagtagaagaaataaaaagtcaactttttaaCCCACAAAAAGGTTAAATTAAGGTAAAAGGTGCAACTTTTATTCGTTTGCCGTCTAAATGACaagtaaaccggtaaatttaGGTACGGGGTATAACACTAAGGGTTTTGGAAATACCAATGTCCCGGTAGCTGAAGCAATGGCTTTGAGGAACGGTCTAATTATAGCAAGATAATATGGGTTCACACATATACAAGCTGAAGGTGACTCAAAACTGGTCATTGATGATGTGAAGGGTCATATTCACCCCCCTTGGAGGATTGTAAAGATCATTCAAGACATCCGCAGCTTGCCAATAGTTTTTCTTCTATCACTTTCAACCATGTATTTAGAGAGGCAAACTTTGTAGCTGATGCTGTGGCAAATGTAGGACATAGGTCTTTTGATGGTTTCGTGTGGACTAACCGCCTACCGGGAATTGCCTCTAATGCTCTCCTTTTCGATGTTGTAAACTCCGGATGCCCTAGAGGCTTCCGCTTATAATTATAGTCTttttgcataaaaaaaaaatactaataaataaataaattttaattcaaaattCATATTAAAACCATCCGTGAAAGTAGTTCATTACATCTTCTCCTTCATTTGAGGTGAGTCACGACTATGGTGGTATGCCAGCAATTAGTTTAAATTATATCTATGGTTCGTAGTTTAATTTAGTGATCATCTGATATCTCATGGTGTTTCTGGAGGTTATAAAGTTTTGAATTATATTACAGTATAGAGTTAGATTAAGAAATACAAACATGAGAATAGAGTTATCATGAGAACGCAAGCAATTATTCTCATGTTCTCTGCTCGTTACAGTATAGAGTTAGTATGTTCTTGATTTAGAACAAGAGAACTTGAACTTAAGGTCTTATCCAACATCACCAAGAGAAACACTACTAGATTGATACTGATGGTGTATATTGCTGTAAAATGAAATTcggaatttattaaaaaaatttcaatcagAATACATACTAACAAAAGGAAAAACTGCAAAAGCAAGAGGACAAAAAATAGGTTAGCAGACTGAAAAAACAACAATAAGCGAGCAGCGGACAAATTTTATTGGGAACCAGGACTCATTAATCATAACTACCAAAATATTGCTTTTTCTGTTAAATGGCCGCCTAGCAATTGTTTTTACATAGTCGTCACAGATTTGATATAAAAGCATATGTGCTTAAACAATAGAAAAATGTTGGCCAAAACAGCTTAATACGCATGCAAACAAGCACATTTCAATCCTCCATTATgcttttttttgacaaaaatcCTCCATTATTGTCACATGAAGAACAAAAGTCCTCTCAcattcgtcttcttcttctcctctcttcAGTTCAGATCACTTAGCAGTCTGACAGCTAATGAAGCAAGCCGCCCCAACTATGTTTGATACAAATACAGTGTCCAAATTAGAAAGTTGGTTGTGGTAACCACCAATCAACCGTGTTCAGGACTACAAGAGGTTCTAGCTCTACAACATGAACAGAATGCCTTTCCGCTAGTTTCCActggaaaattctataatacatACCTGTATgtcatacacacatttataaaaatgacaacaaatttgttgtcaaagtggtaatgTTGAGTCCTATTTTGAGTAACTTAGTTCTATTGATGGCAATTACACCACCTACGACcttgttacaagtttttgaacaaatttgttgtcaatattgtaatttttgtttaattatatgtaaatagtgtaaatgagtatgataattttgttttcaatgttgtaattttgattcatagaaattgtaatttttgttcaaatagatgtaaattgagtgtatgataaacatcacagtacCATAGCTTGTCCCGTTTCCACTTGGTATTTATAAACCAATTTTTCAAGGACGAATGGCAGTTTGGGATTTGAATATTTTACTTATGGAAATCATTATTCAATGCAAAGGCCAAACAGAAGTTTACCAATTTCAgtcatcaaaaaaataaaaaaataaaaaagtttacCAAACCTTTGATTTTTGAACGTGATGTAATGAATCTGAAGACAAAGACAGCTAGAGATCCTAACCCTTTATTTAATTCAGGCCGGGTTAGTTTCTGAAGACCTGTTCCATGCATAACCAGCGTTTTGTTTGTGGGTGGATGTGTGGTTTAGTGTAAGAGAACGAGAGAAGAGAGTTCAGACATGAATAGAGGAGCTTGGACTGCCCAAGAGGACAGTATCCTCGTAGATTATGTAAAAACTCATGGCGAAGGAAAGTGGAGCAAAGTTTCAAAGGAAAGAGGTAAGAAATATTTAGACCAAAAGAAAGGAGTATATTTTCCATGGAATTACAACATGTGGTGAAGTTGTGTGTGATAATGGATGCAGGTCTCAAGAGATGCGGGAAAAGCTGCAGGATGCGGTGGATGAACTATCTCAGACCCAATATCAAGAGGGGTAATATCTCACCTGAGGAAGAGGACCTCATCATGAGGCTCCACAAGCTCTTAGGCAACAGGTCTACCGCTGCCTCGTCATCTTTTAATAATGAGAATTTCTGATTCTGgtattttatttcttctttatgGATTGAATTTGTTATAATTAGTGCTGATAGACTATTGGCATCTGCAGATGGTCTCTCATTGCAGGGAGACTTCCAGGGCGAACAGACTCTGAAATCAAGAATCACTGGAACACAGTCATAAGAAGGAAGATCATCAATGACAATAAGAAGCAATGCCAATCagaaaataagaaacaaaacaacaaacctTCTGACAGGGGCCCCCATTTGCTGCTGACAGACTCTGATACAGTCCATATGAATCCGGTGAAAAATAAGAAGCTTGCTAGTACTGTTCTCCAACAGTCACAGAATGCCGGATATCTTGAAACTGATGTAAATGCAGAACCAACCCAAGATGGAAACTCAGGGAATGGTACAGTGGTAATGGAACCAAAACCTAGTAGTGATGTATCAATTTCTTCCAGAGAGGGTAACCCACCAGACGACATAATGGGTAACTACTTAGAGGAACTTTTAAGGTCCGATATTCCAGCTTTAGAATTCTGGAAATTATGCAACGTACTTTGATAATGATACAGTCGTATAAAGTTAAATTGGTGCAAAAAAAttagaagaggctttgttattTCCATagagacaagctagtgtactggtgggtatgagataccctcatttacaactatttgaataaaaatttataagtatttgaaccaaaattacaacattgagaacaaaagttaccatatttatttacactatttacatatagttaaacaaaaattacaacattgacaacgaatttgttcaaaagcttgtaaaaatgtcaTAAGAGGtataattaccattattagaactaagattacaacattgacaacgaatttgttcaaaaacttgtaaaatgtcgtaagaggtgtaattatcattattagaactaagattataCAAAGTatgactcaaattacaactttgacaacaaaatttgttctcacttttgtaaatgtgggtatgagatatccaccagtacactagaatttcccattTCGATAATCCATCTCCTGATTGTTTAAATCATTTTTTTAGAGACCACTTTCTCCTGCTATagggttcatatatatatatataatcaaattTTGCATTTCCTGATTgtaagcaactccaacagcttccccatattttgatttttctctactttagggaaaaatgagcctcttttgctccaacagattccctataattttccctattttagagaaagtgaggaaagagaaaaccaaattccctatatttacagcaatctctaaaatttaaggaagaatatggagattttagagattgctgtaaaatagagaatctgttggagttggagaagaaaaagatgctaaacctttgacttttgcttccctattatacagaaattatagggaagctgttggagttgcttatAGGGaagtaaaaattaaaatcttgttgtaggagaatggaattgtgtttattattgataataggagccctttaaatagagAGTACGTTACAAGGtaccaaaaaggtaatagaatccgattacaattgaatacctataacacattcctattacaactctaaaccctagtttgtagaggcacacattatgtcgacatccttcaacactcccccttgtgccgctcaaacttggtgatgacgctttgattgttgcctcgttaaaaaccttgccaggtaacaaaaaccccgtgggacaaaaataaccctggtcgaaggacaaaaagagcacaacacgtccttcactcttcgagatcgaacatgtagacatcatgcttccccctgatgtcaatatctccccctgattgctacaatcatgggagttcggataactttctcaatccgatgctcttcacatgtttctcaaaggtggattttggtaacgacttagtaaataagtccgctacattatcctcagatcggatttggttcacttcaatatttagaagtgcttgttgttgctgattgtaaaagaacttaggcgatatacgcttggtgttgtcgcccttgatgaaacctaatttcatttgctcaatacaacctgcattatcttcataaatgcatgtaggttcatctgtggcagacttcaaaccacaaggtCCTCAAATGTGTCTAACTACAgatcttagccatatgcattttcgcacggcttcatgtagagcaataatctctgcatgatttgaggaagtagcaacaagggtttgctttgtagacctccaagatatcgcagtgcttcccatggtaaagacataacccgtttgggagcgacatttgtgagggtcagagagataccctacatcagcaaaacccatcaatacatcgttgtcattttgatggaggggaggaggagcacggaaggtggcgttttgccttgtggagtccgatcccacacttccgttatttcttttctctctgtagggatagaacaagcccatatcaatcgtacctctcaagtatcgaaggattgtctttatgccaatccaatggcgttgcgttggcgcggggctatatctagccaacaagttcataataattgagttgtccggtcttgtattgtgctaagtacaataatgcgccgattgtacataagtaagcacttctactattaacacgtcttcgtcatcatccctgggacgaaacggatctcttttagggccaagactacggacgaccatgggagtgcatctttgactttatcaaaatgcctaagcatctattgacacggtatacaaaatcgtgttctcccaaggtccttcctctcaaactcggatttcaggtgttcagcggttttccttaactcacaagggttccaattatgtttatcaacataaaccgcgacaattgcaaatccgaaacttgtcatggaaacgcgtgggcatagttcatcatatcccttcccaatcaagtagtcactttagtgagtgtttcaacctcgttgcaaacgtgctccgtggtctagagccacttgacttgggtaaatgaagttcacaagaaccttcattatattctgtatctagatccccataaagatacgtagtgaccacatttgtaagctgcatgttcagttatttggaaactaccaaactgacaaggtagtggagtgcaatgacatccattacgagagaatatgtcttctcgtagtcgattccagggcgttttgtgagaagccttgcgccataaggcgagattatcatctctttttctcatcacgctatctaacgaagacctattaatgtcaacaggttttatgttaggaggtgttggcatctcaggcccgaaatccttcctcttcgttagtgaatccaattcaacctggatcacatctttccatttaggccaattttctctacgttggcattcttcaacggagtaaggttcaatgtcattggtctcaataattccacgtcctcatgtacactagtgtagttcgtacaGATCTCTATATtttcaggaattggttctaacattgaggcatcccccaacaatgtctcttggacataaccacaatccaaaatattctcatgagacggattttgagtatcaatgatcaatggatcaagttgtgccaaactcgctctcttcttagggcgagaatccatcgaacctatgggtctcctacgctctctagcggaacccatggcctatgacgccattatgccaccttgtggcgtcaccataccaccatccatggtggtggtgccgtacccatcgacatccttgcagacatgtttgcagcaggtatatgtgatatcgtcacttttaggggatcgatcaagatgagacatagtggggacagaccacgacaattcttgtcgttcctgttgaacattgacgttctaatctccccctaacgacgggaagactgtctcatcaaagtgacaattcgcaaatccagcgaaatagagatcgcctgtcaagggttctacgtagcggacttatatatatatgcattcgttgcaatgactcatgttgatgcgctgtggcggcgcaattggcacataaaccgcacactcaaatatgcataagtacgagatattagactcgaacccagtcactagctgtaacgcaaataaaagttgagtgattgctatgagtcgtagacgaattagcatagc encodes the following:
- the LOC133745486 gene encoding transcription factor MYB1-like; protein product: MNRGAWTAQEDSILVDYVKTHGEGKWSKVSKERGLKRCGKSCRMRWMNYLRPNIKRGNISPEEEDLIMRLHKLLGNRWSLIAGRLPGRTDSEIKNHWNTVIRRKIINDNKKQCQSENKKQNNKPSDRGPHLLLTDSDTVHMNPVKNKKLASTVLQQSQNAGYLETDVNAEPTQDGNSGNGTVVMEPKPSSDVSISSREGNPPDDIMGNYLEELLRSDIPALEFWKLCNVL
- the LOC133745485 gene encoding uncharacterized protein LOC133745485, which codes for MARQVSDHLEPWRDLPDKVVMVTGASSGLGRDFCLDLAKAGCRIVAAARRVDRLQSICDEINQLSTTAPPQPRAVAVELDVSADGSAIQKSVQKAWDAFGRIDALINNAGVRGNVASPLELSEEEWNSTFKTNLTGTWLVSKYVALCMRDADKGGSIINISSIAGLNRGYLPGGLAYNCSKAGVNTLSKVMAVELGAHKIRVNAISPGLFRSEITEGLMQKDWLHNVAMRTVPLRTYGTSDPALTSLVRYLIHDSSEYVSGNIYIVDAGVTLPGVPIFSSL